In Nicotiana tabacum cultivar K326 chromosome 17, ASM71507v2, whole genome shotgun sequence, one DNA window encodes the following:
- the LOC142171770 gene encoding uncharacterized protein LOC142171770: protein MWALKRLNCGWAEAANLRMTQLNEMEEFRLPAYKSATMYKERMKFVHDKKILKREFKSGDLVLLFNSRLKLFMGKLKSKWSGLLKIVNVSPYGAIELESKDGLRTFKVNGQRVKYYLGTTGDKHLVEQIALKDSPTSTTE from the coding sequence atgtgggctctgAAAAGGTTGAATTGTGGCTGGGCTGAAGCTGCTAATCTGAGAATGacacaactcaatgaaatggaAGAATTCCGTCTCCCTGCCTATAAGAGTGCAACCATGTATAAGGAACGAATGAAGTTTGTTCATGACAAGAAGATCTTGAAGCGGGAATTCAAATCTGGTGACTTGGTCTTGCTCTTCAACTCGAGACTCAAGTTATTTATGGGcaaactcaaatccaaatggtCTGGCCTATTGAAAATTGTGAATGTGTCCCCTTACGGTGCTATTGAATTAGAGTCGAAGGACGGACTTcgaactttcaaagtaaatgGCCAACGGGTTAAGTATTACCTGGGCACAACAGGAGACAAGCACTTGGTAGAACAAATTGCTCTCAAGGATAGTCCAACATCCACCACTGAGTAG